The genomic region GTGATCTTTCGGCATCCGGTACGGGTTGACCCGAACACGGGGAAGATAGGTCTGCGAGTCCGGCACGGACTCGGGACTTCTGATGAAGCCGAAGCCAACGAACTGAAGGAACAACTCAACCAGCTGTTAAGCGATGAATCTTACTGGAGCCTGCCAGCGAGGAGCGTGGCTGAGAAGCGGTTTCCCCGCCGGGTCGTGGATATTTTCTTTTACGGCATGGAACCAGAGGAACATGACTTCGGTGCCATTCGCGAGGCGATTATCCCCTTGCCGACGTCCGCGAACTCGGATTATCGGCGCGCGCTCCTACTTGGAACTACTGGGGCGGGCAAGACGACGCTACTCCGGCAGTTGATCGGAACAGATCCCGAGACCGAGCGCTTTCCGTCGACCGCGACGGCCAAGACGACGGTGCATGAAACCGAGGTAATTCTGGCACCTGGACCTTATAGGGCTGTCGTTACCTTTTTCCCCATCGATGAGGTTCGAGAACACTTGAACGAATGTATCTCCGCGGCCGTACTCGCCGGATACCGTGGTGACTCAGATAGTGAGGTGCTGCCCAAGCTGCTAATGCATGTGCATCAACGGTTTCGCTTCAACTACGTCCTTGGTAATGGGTCTCAGGCTCCACCACTGGATGATGACGAGGACGAGGAGGCTTCCGAAGTCATCGACGAGTACCCCGCTGACAACGTTATAGATCTCGACGCGACCAACGCACTGCTGGCCAGGACCCTCGCCGCGCTGCGCTCTATTGCTGCGCGTCATGGTGATCTACTGAAAGCTGAGCTCGGTGCGATTGACGAGAAAGACCAGCGCGTCGTGGACGAATTGTTCGAGGAGGAGTTTGACCACCGTCTCCGCGAGGACGAAGAGTTCCATCGCATCAGCGACGAACTGATGGACGAGATTGAGCTTCGCTTTGCGTTTCTCGGCGACGGGACCGTTCGCCGCAGTAAGCAAGGGTGGCCACAGTGTTGGTTTTGGGAGACAGAGGATCGAACCGCATTCATCAAGGAGGTGACTCGCTTCTCCAGCAACCACTCGCCGCGCTTTGGGCGCCTGCTGACACCACTGGTGAACGGTGTCCGGGTGTCGGGCGCGTTCATGCCGGAATGGAGTAACGGCCAGCAACCCAAGCTCGTGTTGCTGGACGGTGAAGGACTTGAACATACGAGGTCCTCGGCTCCGATTTCGACATCGCTTTTTCGTCGAGTTGAAGCTTCTGATGCAGTCGTTCTTGTCGATAACGCCATGCAGCCCATGCTTACTGCTCCTGTGTCTGCCATGCAGGAAATGGTTACCTCGGGCAGCGCTAGCAAGCTACTGCTCGTATTTACGCACTTCGATGAGGTCAAAGGCGACAACTTGCCGAATTCCGCCGCGAAGGAGCAACACATACTTGCCTCCGCGGAGAATGTCCTGGCCTCGATTGGCGAGGAACTCGGTCCGTTCGCCGAACGAGTTCTTCGCGGACGCTTGAAGGCAGCCTGCTTCTTCGTCGGCGGAATCGATGAGCATCTCGATGCAACAAAGAAGGCCCACAAGCGGACGATCAGCCAGCTGCAAGCTCTACTGGCCGCACTTGACGCGATCGTCGAAACGCCGCCCCCGGTCATGGCAAGGCCGGTCTACGACCGCATGAACCTAGTCCTCGCCGTAAAAAACGCTGCAGAGAGCTTCCATGACGCATGGTGGCCGCGTCTTGGCTTGGACTACAAGCCGGGCGTTGGTAAGGAGCACTGGACGCGTATTAAGGCACTGAGTAGACGTCTCGGCACACCCGGGTTCCGCGATGAGTACGATAACCTCAAGCCGGTCGCTGATCTGCGCAAGCAGCTTCAGGATCGCCTATACGTCCTACTGCAGAACCCGCTCCGGTGGGACCCTGATGAACCGTCCGACGATGGACATAAGCAGCAGGTGTATGACGGGCTGGCGAACGCACTGTCCGCCAGGACGGGGGACCTTGCAACCCGCCGCATACGCGCCGAACGCATGTCGGAGTGGCAGGTCGCTTTCAACCAATGGGGTCGAGGATCAAGCTATACGCGCGCCCGGATCATAGGTGACAGTATCTTTGATCGCGCTGCGCCAATACCAGACGCTACCCCTTCGCCGGATCGGAACTCTTTCCTGCATGAGGTTGCCGCCATCGTAGAAAGCGTCTGTCAGGAGATCGGTGCCCGCCTTGCTTGACCTGCCAAATCCACACCGGTTCCATAAGCGAACCCTGGCGCGGCAATAGTGCCCAGCAATGCCGGCGCACGTTGACAGTTACCGGTCCGGGTCAAACCGGGCTTCGATGTCCATGGACGAGTGCAACACACGCAAAACGTCGATGCCATCGGCAAGCGCAACGTAAAAAATGACGTAGCGCCCGAACGGAAAACTGCGCACGCCATCGGCCAGTTCCTGGCGCTCCCGGCCCATCAGAGGTTGCCGCGCCAGCAGACCGAACTGCTGGTCGAGATCATCGATCCAACGGTCAGCGGCCGCGGACTTGTCCTGCGCGATGTGCTGCCAGATTTCTGCAATATCCGCCGCCGCTTGGCGGCGACGCGCGACCCGGCTCATTCGCCCGGGGTCTTACCGGCGGCAAGCTGCCGCTTCATGGCCTGCGCATCCCACGGCTCTGCCGGGCCGCTGTCCAGCCCGCGCTGGATTTGGGCGCGCAATTGATCAAGGCGCAGGGCGCGCATCTGATCCTGTTCCTCCATCAGGCGCAGCGCGTCGCGCACCACTTCGCTGGCCGAGTTATACAAACCTGAGGCGACCTTGCTACGCACCAGATCTTCCAGATGCGGCGTGAGGTTGACGTTCATAC from Immundisolibacter sp. harbors:
- a CDS encoding type II toxin-antitoxin system RelE/ParE family toxin yields the protein MSRVARRRQAAADIAEIWQHIAQDKSAAADRWIDDLDQQFGLLARQPLMGRERQELADGVRSFPFGRYVIFYVALADGIDVLRVLHSSMDIEARFDPDR
- a CDS encoding type II toxin-antitoxin system ParD family antitoxin produces the protein MSMNVNLTPHLEDLVRSKVASGLYNSASEVVRDALRLMEEQDQMRALRLDQLRAQIQRGLDSGPAEPWDAQAMKRQLAAGKTPGE